A window of Candidatus Sulfotelmatobacter sp. contains these coding sequences:
- a CDS encoding long-chain fatty acid--CoA ligase, with protein MASTLIQVFYETVARHPRPDLFMRKIEGRWEPLSTERVVSDVESLGLALRELGVARGDRIGLLSENRYEWPLTDLAVLGLGAVTVPIYPTLTAEQCRFILDNAECGVVVVSGNMQLQKLHAVAGYLKALRTVIYMDPVPEPGPTDRDLRALLKRGAELRAADSGAYRQLAEQVKPDDLATIIYTSGTTGEPKGAMLSHWNIVFDVESCLKRVELKPSDRALSFLPLCHIFERMAGLYALLHQGMSIAYAQSIDTVALDAVDVHPTIINGVPRFYEKVYARVMENAGKEPPIKRAIFHWGLEQGRRRARAHFERRSLAPHHALAAAIADRLVGAKVRERVGGRLRFCISGGAPLAPKVIEFFFAVGIPVLEGYGLTETSPVICLNPPGKEKPGSVGPPIEGVEVRLGDEDEILTRGPHIMSGYFHNEPATQQALRGGWFHTGDVGRFDDEGYLFITDRLKDLLVTSGGKKVAPQPIEARLKISKWISEAVLLGDRRPYVVALLVPNLANLQAEARARGWAFTSQQDLIARPEVRALYQAEVDRANQGLAPFETIKHFALLDRELSAEAGELTPTLKVRRRIVSERFSDMIQNLYSGPPARHS; from the coding sequence GTGGCCTCAACGCTGATCCAGGTCTTCTACGAGACGGTCGCCCGCCACCCGCGTCCCGATCTGTTCATGCGCAAGATCGAGGGCCGCTGGGAACCGCTGAGCACCGAGCGCGTGGTGAGCGACGTCGAATCGCTGGGGCTCGCGCTGCGCGAGCTGGGAGTGGCACGCGGAGACCGCATCGGCCTGCTTTCCGAGAATCGCTATGAATGGCCGCTCACCGATCTCGCCGTGCTGGGGCTCGGCGCAGTCACGGTGCCGATCTACCCCACGCTCACGGCCGAGCAGTGCCGCTTCATCCTCGACAACGCCGAGTGCGGCGTGGTGGTGGTCTCGGGCAACATGCAGCTCCAGAAGCTGCACGCCGTGGCCGGCTACCTCAAGGCGCTGCGAACGGTGATCTACATGGACCCGGTCCCCGAGCCGGGGCCGACCGATCGCGACCTTCGCGCCCTGCTCAAGCGCGGCGCCGAGCTGCGCGCCGCCGACTCCGGCGCCTATCGCCAGCTCGCCGAGCAGGTGAAGCCCGACGATCTCGCCACCATCATCTACACCTCGGGCACGACCGGCGAGCCGAAGGGCGCGATGCTGAGTCACTGGAACATCGTCTTCGACGTGGAGAGCTGCCTCAAGCGCGTGGAGCTCAAGCCCTCCGATCGGGCGCTCTCGTTCCTCCCGCTGTGCCACATCTTCGAGCGCATGGCGGGGCTCTACGCCCTGCTCCATCAGGGGATGAGCATCGCCTATGCGCAGAGCATCGACACCGTGGCACTCGACGCGGTCGACGTGCATCCCACCATCATCAACGGCGTGCCGCGCTTCTACGAGAAGGTCTACGCGCGGGTGATGGAGAACGCGGGAAAAGAGCCGCCGATCAAGCGCGCCATCTTCCACTGGGGGCTCGAGCAGGGCCGGCGCCGCGCGCGTGCCCACTTCGAGCGCCGCTCGCTCGCCCCGCATCACGCGCTCGCCGCCGCGATCGCCGATCGGCTGGTGGGCGCCAAGGTGCGCGAGCGGGTCGGCGGGCGACTGCGTTTCTGCATCTCGGGTGGCGCGCCGCTGGCGCCCAAGGTCATCGAGTTCTTCTTCGCGGTCGGCATCCCGGTGCTGGAGGGCTACGGTCTCACCGAGACCTCGCCGGTCATCTGCCTCAATCCGCCCGGGAAGGAGAAGCCCGGCTCGGTCGGTCCGCCGATCGAGGGCGTGGAGGTGAGGCTCGGCGACGAGGACGAGATCCTGACGCGCGGGCCGCACATCATGAGCGGCTATTTCCACAACGAGCCGGCAACGCAGCAGGCGCTGCGCGGCGGCTGGTTCCACACCGGCGACGTCGGGCGCTTCGACGACGAGGGCTACCTGTTCATCACCGATCGGCTCAAGGACCTGCTGGTCACCTCGGGCGGCAAGAAGGTGGCCCCCCAGCCGATCGAGGCCCGCTTGAAGATCAGCAAGTGGATCAGCGAGGCGGTGCTGCTCGGGGATCGGCGGCCCTACGTGGTGGCGCTGCTGGTGCCCAACCTGGCCAACCTGCAGGCCGAGGCCCGGGCGCGCGGATGGGCGTTCACCTCCCAGCAGGACCTGATCGCGCGGCCCGAGGTCCGGGCCCTCTACCAGGCCGAGGTGGACCGCGCCAATCAGGGCCTGGCGCCCTTCGAGACCATCAAGCACTTCGCCCTGCTCGACCGGGAGCTGAGCGCCGAGGCCGGCGAGTTGACCCCGACGCTCAAGGTC
- a CDS encoding 3-hydroxyacyl-CoA dehydrogenase NAD-binding domain-containing protein gives MSGVFCVEWGERRIARLVMDHPDRRINVLDVAAIESLERALGELEAGAERASAGVIVTSGKSGSFIAGADIEAIGAMTEPAEVREIVERAHRAFSRLAALPVPTVAAIDGVCLGGGTELALACDSRIAAEEPRTQIGLPEVLLGIIPGFGGTTRLPRLIGLTAALDLILTGRALDARRAEKAGLIARAVPAAWLADAAERRLAELAKRPAARRRDAYRARGFGAWLVDSTPFGRNFALDRAGAMTRARTGGHYPAPLAALRVLRFGLGKSIEEALKLEAGEVPELVVSPVCKNLVRIFLLSEQAKKAPAVKGFEGRPEPVESLALIGTGVMGAGIAELASRTGVRVRMRDVKPEALTKALQTVRGLIDERGRRRRMPAREKDAQMALILPALDLSGVERSDLAIEAVVEDLDVKRRVFAELEVRMRPEALLATNTSSLSVDAIAAGFQHPERFCGFHFFNPVHRMPLVEVVRGSKTSDPAMVRAVAFARALGKTPVVVRDAPGFVVNRLLMPYLREAMHLVDDGYAVRDVDAAMRRFGMPMGPFEVLDEVGLDVAQKVAVVLSAAFPDRMSAAAALDRLLEAKRLGRKNGLGFYRYRAGRREPEPRISGLLGLTRKPRAAVGEVLAERMVLAMVNEGARCLEDGVVEDANWLDLAMIFGAGFPPFRGGPMRYADAVGLRTVEARLTALRAEKGERYAPARLLVQLAGSGATFTGLATGAGS, from the coding sequence ATGAGCGGCGTGTTCTGCGTCGAATGGGGCGAGCGGAGGATCGCGCGGCTGGTGATGGACCATCCCGATCGCCGCATCAACGTGCTCGACGTGGCGGCGATCGAATCGCTCGAGCGGGCGCTCGGCGAGCTGGAGGCGGGCGCCGAGCGGGCTTCGGCCGGGGTGATCGTGACCAGCGGCAAATCCGGCTCGTTCATCGCCGGGGCCGACATCGAGGCGATCGGCGCGATGACCGAGCCCGCCGAGGTGCGCGAGATCGTCGAGCGCGCCCATCGAGCCTTTTCGCGGCTCGCGGCGCTGCCGGTGCCGACGGTGGCGGCGATCGACGGCGTATGCCTGGGCGGCGGCACCGAGCTGGCGCTGGCCTGTGACTCGCGGATCGCGGCCGAGGAGCCGCGCACCCAGATCGGGCTGCCCGAGGTGCTGCTCGGAATCATCCCGGGCTTCGGCGGCACCACGCGCCTGCCGCGTTTGATCGGCCTCACCGCCGCGCTCGATCTGATCCTGACCGGCCGCGCGCTGGACGCGCGGCGCGCCGAGAAGGCCGGACTGATCGCGCGCGCGGTGCCCGCGGCCTGGCTGGCGGATGCCGCCGAGCGGCGCCTCGCCGAGCTGGCGAAGCGCCCGGCGGCGCGCCGTCGCGACGCCTATCGCGCGCGCGGCTTCGGCGCCTGGCTGGTGGACTCGACGCCGTTCGGACGGAACTTCGCGCTCGATCGCGCCGGTGCCATGACCCGCGCACGCACCGGCGGACACTATCCGGCGCCGCTCGCGGCGCTGCGCGTGCTGCGCTTCGGCCTCGGGAAATCGATCGAGGAGGCGCTGAAGCTCGAGGCCGGCGAAGTGCCGGAGCTGGTGGTCTCGCCGGTGTGCAAGAACCTGGTGCGCATCTTCCTGCTCTCGGAGCAGGCCAAGAAGGCGCCGGCGGTGAAGGGATTCGAGGGCCGGCCCGAGCCGGTGGAATCGCTGGCCCTGATCGGCACCGGCGTGATGGGTGCGGGGATCGCCGAGCTGGCGAGCCGCACCGGCGTGCGCGTGAGGATGCGCGACGTCAAGCCCGAGGCGCTGACGAAGGCGCTCCAGACCGTGCGCGGACTGATCGACGAGCGGGGCAGGCGCCGCAGAATGCCGGCGCGCGAAAAGGACGCGCAGATGGCGTTGATCCTTCCGGCGCTCGATCTCTCCGGCGTCGAGCGCAGCGATCTCGCGATCGAGGCGGTGGTCGAGGACCTCGACGTCAAGCGCCGCGTGTTCGCCGAGCTGGAAGTCCGGATGCGGCCCGAAGCGCTGCTCGCCACCAACACGTCGTCGCTGTCGGTGGACGCGATCGCCGCCGGATTCCAGCACCCCGAGCGCTTCTGTGGATTCCATTTCTTCAATCCCGTCCATCGCATGCCGCTGGTCGAGGTGGTGAGAGGCTCCAAGACCTCCGACCCGGCGATGGTGCGCGCGGTGGCGTTCGCGCGCGCGCTCGGCAAGACGCCGGTGGTGGTGCGCGACGCGCCGGGGTTCGTGGTGAATCGGCTGCTGATGCCCTACCTGCGCGAAGCCATGCACCTGGTCGACGACGGCTACGCGGTGCGCGACGTGGACGCCGCGATGCGCCGCTTCGGCATGCCCATGGGCCCGTTCGAGGTGCTCGACGAGGTCGGACTCGACGTGGCGCAGAAGGTGGCGGTCGTGCTGAGCGCGGCGTTTCCGGATCGGATGTCGGCGGCGGCGGCGCTCGACCGGCTGCTGGAGGCGAAGCGGCTCGGCCGGAAGAACGGCCTCGGCTTCTATCGCTATCGCGCCGGCCGGCGCGAGCCCGAGCCGCGCATCTCCGGGCTGCTCGGGCTGACGCGCAAGCCGCGCGCCGCGGTCGGCGAGGTGCTGGCCGAGCGCATGGTGCTGGCGATGGTGAACGAGGGTGCTCGCTGTCTCGAGGACGGCGTGGTCGAGGACGCCAACTGGCTCGATCTCGCCATGATCTTCGGCGCCGGCTTCCCGCCGTTCCGCGGCGGTCCGATGCGCTACGCCGACGCCGTCGGCCTGCGCACGGTGGAAGCGCGCCTCACCGCGCTGCGCGCCGAGAAGGGCGAGCGCTACGCGCCGGCGAGATTGCTGGTGCAGCTGGCGGGGAGCGGGGCGACATTCACGGGCCTCGCGACGGGCGCCGGTTCCTGA
- a CDS encoding tetratricopeptide repeat protein encodes MELIRRPVLRDLAAAFLALGLATGAALAVPTVSEHLAAGDGAYGRGDLPMAEAEYDAALKADSLNYQTLWRVARVESERGEDATGEERRELIVVAVEHARAAVKAAPDSAQGHVWLAVALGRQALKEGPKTQLAMSREIKSEVDRALEIDPGIGRGYHVRAMWNRRIASLNFMERAAANTVLGGVPKGASMDNAVRDFQKAIELEPNYVNHHLELGRTYMQLKHWSEAREELNTAISLPPTSNPRDSHYQAEAKTLLGKLPKHP; translated from the coding sequence ATGGAACTCATCCGACGCCCCGTGCTTCGGGACTTGGCCGCCGCGTTCCTCGCGCTCGGCCTCGCCACCGGCGCGGCGCTCGCGGTTCCCACCGTGTCCGAGCACCTGGCGGCCGGCGACGGCGCCTACGGGCGCGGCGACCTGCCGATGGCCGAGGCCGAGTACGACGCCGCGCTCAAGGCCGATTCGCTCAATTACCAGACGTTGTGGCGGGTGGCGCGCGTGGAATCGGAACGTGGCGAGGACGCGACCGGCGAAGAACGGCGCGAGCTGATCGTGGTGGCGGTCGAGCACGCGCGCGCCGCGGTCAAGGCCGCGCCCGACAGCGCCCAGGGCCACGTCTGGCTGGCGGTGGCGCTCGGGCGCCAGGCGCTCAAGGAAGGCCCGAAGACGCAGCTCGCCATGTCGCGCGAGATCAAGTCCGAGGTGGATCGCGCCCTCGAGATCGACCCCGGGATCGGCCGCGGCTATCACGTGCGCGCGATGTGGAATCGCCGAATCGCCAGCCTCAACTTCATGGAGCGGGCCGCCGCCAATACCGTGCTCGGCGGCGTTCCCAAGGGCGCCTCGATGGACAATGCGGTGAGAGACTTCCAGAAGGCGATCGAGTTGGAGCCGAACTACGTGAACCACCATCTCGAGCTGGGGCGCACCTACATGCAGCTCAAGCACTGGAGCGAGGCCCGCGAGGAGCTGAACACCGCGATCTCGCTGCCCCCCACCAGCAACCCGCGCGATTCGCACTACCAGGCCGAGGCGAAGACGCTGCTCGGCAAGCTGCCGAAGCATCCGTGA
- a CDS encoding thiolase family protein, whose protein sequence is MSAVSGWILAGVRTPFAKAGGPFRRTPAYELGRVAIGELIARNGLDPAAIDEVTMGNCAQPAEAANISRVTALRAGVPEAVPAATVHRNCASGMEAVASALYRIAAGDARWVIAGGMESMSQIPLQYTYEYGVWLEGLMRAKSLPQKLGALLRFRPALLQPRIALAEGLTDLVCGLNMGQTAEVLSREFHITREQQDAFALQSHLRAIGAREKLREEIVPVFAPPTYEAVRDDVGPREGQTLEALAKLKPYFDRRNGTVTVGNSCQVTDGAVALLVGGEDAARQWPGAPLGRVRSFAFAGLSPSRMGLGPVFAAARALDRAGLALADMELIEINEAFAAQVLACIAAAKSDAFARVELKRDRALGEIPSEILNVNGGAIALGHPVGASGARLLLTLLHELKRRNLKRGLAALCVGGGQGAAFVVERP, encoded by the coding sequence GTGAGCGCGGTCTCGGGATGGATCCTGGCGGGTGTCCGCACCCCGTTCGCCAAGGCTGGCGGCCCGTTCCGGCGCACGCCGGCCTACGAGCTGGGCCGGGTCGCGATCGGCGAGCTGATCGCGCGCAACGGCCTCGATCCGGCGGCGATCGACGAAGTCACCATGGGCAACTGCGCGCAGCCCGCCGAGGCCGCCAACATTTCGCGCGTCACGGCGCTGCGGGCGGGCGTGCCCGAGGCGGTGCCGGCAGCGACCGTCCATCGCAACTGCGCCTCGGGGATGGAGGCGGTGGCGTCGGCGCTCTATCGCATCGCCGCGGGCGACGCGCGCTGGGTGATCGCCGGCGGCATGGAGTCCATGAGCCAGATCCCGCTCCAGTACACCTACGAGTACGGCGTCTGGCTCGAGGGGCTGATGCGCGCGAAGTCGCTTCCGCAGAAGCTCGGCGCGCTGCTCAGGTTCCGGCCCGCGCTGCTCCAGCCGCGCATCGCGCTGGCCGAGGGCCTCACCGACCTGGTGTGCGGGCTCAACATGGGCCAGACCGCCGAAGTGCTGAGCCGCGAGTTCCACATCACCCGCGAGCAGCAGGATGCCTTTGCGCTGCAGAGCCATCTGCGCGCGATCGGGGCGCGCGAGAAGCTGCGCGAGGAGATCGTGCCGGTGTTCGCGCCGCCCACCTACGAGGCGGTGCGCGACGACGTCGGGCCGCGCGAGGGCCAGACGCTCGAGGCGCTGGCGAAGCTCAAGCCCTATTTCGATCGCCGCAACGGCACGGTGACGGTCGGCAACTCCTGCCAGGTGACCGATGGCGCGGTGGCGCTGCTGGTGGGGGGCGAGGACGCCGCCAGGCAGTGGCCGGGCGCGCCGCTCGGGCGCGTTCGCTCGTTCGCCTTCGCCGGGCTCTCGCCGAGCCGCATGGGTCTTGGCCCGGTGTTCGCGGCCGCCCGGGCGCTCGATCGGGCCGGCCTCGCACTCGCCGACATGGAGCTCATCGAGATCAACGAAGCGTTCGCGGCGCAGGTGCTGGCCTGCATTGCGGCGGCGAAGTCCGACGCGTTCGCGCGCGTCGAGCTGAAGCGCGACCGGGCGCTCGGCGAGATCCCGTCCGAGATCCTCAACGTGAATGGCGGCGCGATCGCGCTCGGGCATCCGGTCGGGGCGAGTGGCGCTCGGCTGCTGCTCACCCTCCTTCACGAGCTGAAGCGCCGGAACCTGAAGCGCGGGCTCGCGGCGCTGTGCGTGGGCGGCGGCCAGGGCGCCGCCTTCGTGGTGGAGCGGCCATGA